One window of the Archangium primigenium genome contains the following:
- a CDS encoding trifunctional serine/threonine-protein kinase/ATP-binding protein/sensor histidine kinase: MFSLPGYTLRGSLKATGTNLLFHALRDADGLSLILKTPVTSSGPRESERYRREFDILQHLRDVRGVLRAHACEQLADRPSLLLETVEGDVLSTLTGEPFEVARVLDIAIGLTATLAEIHRRGVIHKDIKPSNIVLTPSGEARLIDFGTATLQRVEHVDAAPTSLIEGTLAYMSPEQTGRMNRSVDYRTDFYSLGITLYELLAGHRPFQGKDALEWFHVHMAVVPPPLLGRVEGLPPVLAAIVDKLLAKVAEERYQSADGLKADLERCRDDLRRGVHQDFPLGVHDFPTRFQLPQRLYGRDTHAAALIQAFERVARTQRPEFILVRGYSGCGKSAVVHELHKPVVRHRSFFLSGKFDQFQQASPYATLAQAIRGLTQQLLAGSDEALAHWRERLLQAWEGQGQVLVDVVPQLELIVGKQPPVAELPTAEATQRFNRVFRRFLALFSPLEHPLVLFLDDLQWADPASLELLQHLLTHEDPAPLLLIGAYRDNEVKPSHPLERALERMREAGARLHALRLEPLSLEDVRQFVADALPGASAELLGPLAALAREKTGGNPFFLLHFMLTLHQDGLLVRTSLGAWRWDEAGVRARGYSNNVVDFLVDKLRQLASGTQHLLWQAACMGHTFPLQALRALTEGTSSTGLERDLEPAFLENLLVRVDPERVRFIHDRVHQAAYALVGEDERKRIHLRIGRLMLRHFSPEALHERLFDVVSQFSAGGAHLKEDAERLEVARLNAAAGRRAKASIALRSAITYFERAFQLIPGDPWETEPALAFRLQLEHASCQFMTGNAGGALRLVNAFQARARTRWDTAEVYGLKTDILIGMGDIQTAVTCLLEGLARLGMPMSPTPSWEEVEAANAEVWALLGERSIASLVELPLMTDPDMEAVMHLLGAMYAPAFVTNTHLLILTLSRMTALSLRHGNTSASVHGYSWYGLVLGSAFKRYLEGEAFGQLACALVERRGFTALRGKALYGLELVSYWTQPLSEALKFVREAFQQALMSSDSQVAGYCCNHIVMDRFLLGDELEEVYRESVASLHFARGTEFIDSRDIIHFTQRHVQQLRGLAPTFGVLSGEDFDEEAFEAGLTEQRMSTMRCWYWLIKAQARFMSGAYAEALACLDRCAGLSWSSLGHIQLLDLHLFRALALAACLGGKTGEARERALQEMERHRRQLEEWAQHCPSTFFTAERLVAAELARLTGRKDDALHAYEQAHQSAWEHGFIQRAALACELAARFWREHRMLTLAEAYARKAREAYLRWGARGKVRHLDMQWPALTLPESGTQGTLDTDSTQIDALTLVKAQQAISEEIVLERLAATLLRIAMENAGAQRGALLLPRGEALTIAALSGTVAAEHEGPAESCFPQSVIAYVRRTHEHVLIGDATRPHPFSADAWLEHSQARSVLCLPMLRREQFRGVLYLENTLATNAFTPARIGLLDHLASQAAISIENARLYADVQNAEAALRRANDDLEKRVEERTRELKQTQVRLVDAARAAGMAEIAANVLHNVGNVLTSAVINLQTVRESLGTSRMGRLKQATRMLEEHHDDLATFFTRDPRGARLPDYLSALADELLREQSSIQEGMAAMDKHLEHIRAIVQVQQTYAHSTLVTEECDLTRLVEDALSLQWASLQRHGITVTRELTCLPQVRVDKHKVLQILINLLSNAKQAMLPLPEPQRRLHVKLDRDEGFARIQIVDNGMGIEPGIRGRLFGQGFTTREGGHGLGLHSSALEARLLGGSIALESEGPGRGATALLKLPLGPVEM, from the coding sequence ATGTTCAGCCTTCCTGGCTACACCCTTCGCGGTTCCCTCAAGGCCACGGGAACCAACCTGCTCTTCCACGCCCTGCGGGACGCGGACGGCCTGTCGCTCATCCTCAAGACGCCGGTGACCTCCAGTGGCCCCCGGGAGAGCGAGCGCTACCGCCGCGAGTTCGACATCCTCCAGCACCTGCGGGACGTGCGGGGCGTGCTCCGGGCGCACGCGTGTGAGCAGCTCGCGGATCGCCCGAGCCTGCTCTTGGAGACGGTGGAAGGCGACGTGTTGTCCACGCTCACGGGCGAGCCCTTCGAGGTGGCGCGGGTGCTGGACATCGCCATCGGCCTGACCGCCACGCTGGCGGAGATCCACCGCCGCGGCGTCATCCACAAGGACATCAAGCCCTCCAACATCGTCCTGACGCCCTCGGGCGAGGCGCGGCTCATCGACTTCGGCACGGCGACGCTCCAGCGCGTGGAGCATGTGGACGCGGCGCCCACCTCGCTCATCGAGGGAACCCTGGCCTACATGTCACCCGAGCAGACCGGGCGCATGAACCGCTCGGTGGACTACCGCACGGACTTCTACTCGCTGGGCATCACCCTCTACGAGCTGCTCGCGGGCCACCGCCCCTTCCAGGGCAAGGACGCGCTCGAGTGGTTCCATGTCCACATGGCGGTGGTGCCCCCGCCGCTCCTGGGGCGGGTCGAGGGGCTGCCGCCGGTGCTGGCCGCCATCGTGGACAAGCTGCTCGCCAAGGTGGCCGAGGAGCGCTACCAGAGCGCCGACGGCCTCAAGGCCGACCTGGAGCGCTGCCGGGACGACCTGCGCCGGGGCGTGCACCAGGACTTCCCGCTGGGCGTGCACGACTTCCCCACCCGCTTCCAACTGCCCCAACGGCTGTATGGCCGGGACACCCACGCGGCGGCGCTGATCCAGGCCTTCGAGCGCGTGGCGCGCACCCAGCGGCCCGAGTTCATCCTGGTCCGGGGCTACTCGGGCTGTGGGAAGTCCGCGGTGGTGCACGAGTTGCACAAGCCGGTGGTGCGCCACCGCAGCTTCTTCCTCAGTGGCAAGTTCGACCAGTTCCAGCAGGCCAGTCCCTACGCCACCCTGGCCCAGGCCATTCGCGGGCTGACGCAGCAGCTGCTCGCGGGCAGCGACGAGGCCCTGGCGCACTGGCGCGAGCGCCTGTTGCAGGCCTGGGAGGGCCAGGGCCAGGTGCTCGTGGACGTGGTGCCCCAGTTGGAGCTCATCGTCGGCAAGCAGCCGCCGGTGGCGGAGCTGCCCACCGCCGAGGCGACCCAGCGCTTCAACCGCGTGTTCCGGCGCTTCCTCGCCCTGTTCAGTCCCCTGGAGCACCCGCTCGTGCTCTTCCTGGATGATTTGCAGTGGGCGGACCCGGCCAGCCTCGAGCTGCTCCAGCACCTGCTCACCCACGAGGATCCCGCGCCCCTGCTGCTCATCGGGGCCTACCGCGACAACGAGGTGAAGCCCTCGCACCCCCTGGAGCGCGCGCTCGAGCGGATGCGCGAGGCCGGCGCCCGGCTGCACGCCCTGCGGCTCGAGCCGCTGAGCCTCGAGGACGTGCGGCAGTTCGTCGCGGACGCGCTCCCCGGCGCGAGCGCGGAGCTGCTCGGCCCCCTCGCCGCGCTGGCCCGCGAGAAGACCGGGGGCAATCCCTTCTTCCTGCTGCACTTCATGCTGACGCTGCACCAGGACGGGCTGCTGGTGCGCACCTCCTTGGGCGCCTGGCGCTGGGACGAGGCGGGGGTGCGGGCCCGGGGCTACTCGAACAACGTCGTCGACTTCCTCGTGGACAAGCTGCGCCAGCTCGCCTCGGGCACCCAGCACCTGCTGTGGCAGGCCGCCTGCATGGGCCACACCTTTCCGCTCCAGGCCCTGCGCGCGCTCACCGAGGGCACGTCGAGCACCGGACTGGAGCGCGACCTGGAGCCCGCCTTCCTGGAGAACCTGCTGGTGCGCGTGGACCCCGAGCGCGTCCGGTTCATCCACGACCGGGTGCACCAGGCCGCCTACGCGCTCGTGGGCGAGGACGAGCGCAAGCGCATCCACCTGCGCATCGGCCGGCTGATGCTGCGGCACTTCTCACCGGAGGCGCTGCACGAGCGGCTCTTCGACGTGGTGAGCCAGTTCAGCGCCGGGGGCGCGCACCTGAAGGAGGACGCCGAGCGGCTGGAGGTGGCGCGACTGAACGCCGCGGCGGGCAGGCGGGCCAAGGCCTCCATCGCCCTGCGCTCGGCCATCACCTACTTCGAGCGGGCCTTCCAGCTCATCCCCGGGGACCCCTGGGAGACGGAGCCCGCGCTGGCCTTCCGGCTCCAGTTGGAGCACGCGAGCTGCCAGTTCATGACGGGCAACGCCGGGGGGGCCTTGCGGCTGGTGAATGCCTTCCAGGCCCGGGCCCGCACGCGCTGGGACACCGCGGAGGTGTACGGCCTCAAGACCGACATCCTCATCGGCATGGGGGACATCCAGACCGCGGTGACGTGCCTGCTGGAGGGCCTGGCGCGGCTGGGCATGCCCATGTCCCCCACCCCCTCGTGGGAGGAGGTGGAGGCGGCCAACGCCGAGGTCTGGGCGCTGCTGGGCGAGCGCTCCATCGCGAGCCTCGTGGAGCTGCCGCTCATGACCGATCCGGACATGGAGGCGGTCATGCACCTGCTGGGCGCCATGTACGCGCCCGCGTTCGTCACCAACACCCACCTGCTCATCCTCACGCTCAGCCGGATGACGGCGCTCAGCCTGCGCCACGGCAACACGAGCGCCTCGGTGCACGGCTACTCCTGGTACGGACTGGTGCTGGGCTCCGCCTTCAAGCGCTACCTGGAGGGCGAGGCCTTCGGGCAGCTCGCGTGCGCGCTCGTCGAGCGCCGGGGCTTCACCGCGCTCCGGGGCAAGGCGCTCTACGGCCTGGAGCTCGTGAGCTACTGGACCCAGCCGCTCTCCGAGGCGCTGAAGTTCGTGCGCGAGGCCTTCCAGCAGGCGCTGATGAGCAGCGACAGCCAGGTGGCCGGCTACTGCTGCAACCACATCGTCATGGACCGCTTCCTCCTGGGGGACGAGCTGGAGGAGGTCTACCGGGAGTCGGTGGCCAGCCTGCACTTCGCCCGGGGCACCGAGTTCATCGACTCGCGCGACATCATCCACTTCACCCAGCGCCACGTGCAGCAGCTGCGCGGCCTGGCCCCCACGTTCGGCGTGCTGTCGGGCGAGGACTTCGACGAGGAGGCCTTCGAGGCGGGCCTCACCGAGCAGCGCATGAGCACCATGCGCTGCTGGTACTGGCTCATCAAGGCCCAGGCGCGCTTCATGAGTGGCGCGTACGCGGAGGCCCTGGCGTGCCTGGACCGGTGCGCCGGGCTGAGCTGGTCCTCGCTCGGCCACATCCAGCTCTTGGACCTGCACCTGTTTCGCGCCCTGGCCCTGGCCGCCTGCCTCGGCGGCAAGACGGGCGAGGCGCGCGAGCGGGCCCTCCAGGAAATGGAGCGCCACCGGCGCCAGCTCGAGGAGTGGGCCCAGCACTGCCCCTCGACCTTCTTCACCGCCGAGCGGCTCGTCGCCGCGGAGCTCGCCCGGCTCACCGGCCGCAAGGACGACGCGCTGCATGCCTACGAGCAGGCGCACCAGAGCGCCTGGGAGCACGGCTTCATCCAGCGGGCCGCGCTCGCGTGTGAGCTGGCCGCGCGCTTCTGGCGCGAGCACCGGATGCTCACGCTCGCCGAGGCCTACGCGCGCAAGGCCCGCGAGGCCTACCTGCGCTGGGGCGCCCGCGGCAAGGTGCGCCACCTGGACATGCAGTGGCCCGCGCTGACCCTGCCGGAGAGCGGCACCCAGGGCACCCTGGACACGGACTCCACCCAGATCGACGCGCTCACCCTGGTGAAGGCCCAGCAGGCCATCTCCGAGGAGATCGTCCTCGAGCGGCTGGCGGCCACGCTCCTGCGCATCGCCATGGAGAACGCCGGCGCCCAGCGCGGCGCGCTGCTCCTGCCCCGGGGAGAAGCGCTCACCATCGCGGCGCTCTCCGGCACCGTCGCCGCCGAGCACGAGGGCCCGGCCGAGTCGTGCTTCCCCCAGTCCGTCATCGCCTACGTGCGGCGCACCCACGAGCACGTGCTCATCGGGGACGCCACCCGGCCCCACCCCTTCTCGGCCGACGCCTGGCTCGAGCACAGCCAGGCGCGCTCGGTGCTCTGCCTGCCCATGCTGCGGCGCGAGCAGTTCCGCGGGGTGCTGTACCTGGAGAACACGCTCGCCACCAACGCCTTCACCCCGGCGCGCATCGGCCTGCTCGACCACCTGGCCTCCCAGGCCGCCATCTCCATCGAGAACGCGCGGCTGTACGCCGACGTCCAGAACGCCGAGGCCGCCCTGCGCCGCGCCAACGACGACCTGGAGAAGCGCGTGGAGGAGCGCACCCGCGAGCTCAAGCAGACCCAGGTGCGGCTGGTGGACGCCGCGCGCGCGGCCGGCATGGCGGAGATCGCCGCCAACGTGCTGCACAACGTGGGCAACGTCCTCACCAGCGCCGTCATCAACCTGCAGACGGTGCGCGAGTCGCTGGGCACCTCGCGCATGGGACGGCTCAAGCAGGCCACGCGGATGCTCGAGGAGCACCACGACGACCTGGCCACCTTCTTCACCCGGGATCCCCGCGGCGCCCGGCTGCCGGATTACCTCTCCGCGCTCGCCGACGAGCTGCTGCGCGAGCAGTCCTCCATCCAGGAGGGCATGGCCGCCATGGACAAACACCTGGAGCACATCCGCGCCATCGTCCAGGTCCAGCAGACCTACGCCCACAGCACCCTCGTCACCGAGGAGTGCGACCTCACCCGGCTCGTCGAGGATGCCTTGAGCCTGCAATGGGCCTCGCTCCAGCGCCACGGCATCACCGTCACCCGGGAGCTCACCTGCCTGCCCCAGGTGCGCGTGGACAAACACAAGGTCCTGCAAATCCTCATCAACCTGCTCAGCAATGCCAAACAAGCCATGCTCCCGCTGCCCGAGCCCCAGCGCCGACTGCACGTGAAGCTGGACCGGGACGAGGGCTTCGCGCGCATCCAGATCGTCGACAACGGCATGGGCATCGAGCCCGGAATCCGAGGACGTCTGTTTGGACAGGGCTTCACCACCCGCGAGGGAGGACATGGCCTGGGCCTGCACTCCAGCGCCCTGGAAGCGCGGCTGTTGGGCGGAAGCATCGCGCTGGAGAGCGAGGGGCCCGGACGGGGCGCCACGGCCCTGCTCAAGCTGCCTTTGGGTCCGGTGGAGATGTGA
- a CDS encoding SDR family NAD(P)-dependent oxidoreductase, giving the protein MQSLKGKIAVITGGGSGIGFAIAERYAHAGATVVLAGRGQQRLDEAVQKLGHGARGIVTDVADEAQVKRLIDAVPRVDLLVTCAGGAVFGPVDQVPSRSWRDLFDARFFGQLSACHHAVPKMPAGGAIVLCSGVAGHASLVNYAGGAGLCGAVNAMGRSLAVELAPKGIRVNVLSPGLTRGTAIDWKVPPEKIDDFMAGLMDRIPLKRSASAPEMAEAAYFLATSAYTTGQVLDIDGGWTAV; this is encoded by the coding sequence ATGCAGAGCTTGAAGGGGAAGATCGCCGTCATCACCGGAGGAGGCTCGGGGATTGGCTTCGCCATCGCCGAGCGCTACGCGCACGCGGGCGCCACGGTGGTGCTCGCCGGGCGGGGCCAGCAGCGGCTCGACGAGGCCGTGCAGAAGCTCGGCCACGGCGCGCGGGGCATCGTCACGGATGTCGCGGACGAGGCCCAGGTCAAACGGCTCATCGACGCGGTGCCTCGGGTCGACCTGCTGGTGACGTGCGCGGGCGGCGCGGTGTTCGGTCCGGTGGACCAGGTGCCGTCCCGCTCCTGGCGCGACCTGTTCGACGCGCGCTTCTTCGGCCAACTCTCCGCCTGTCATCACGCCGTGCCCAAGATGCCCGCGGGCGGCGCCATCGTGCTGTGCTCGGGCGTGGCCGGCCATGCCTCGCTGGTGAACTACGCGGGAGGCGCGGGCCTGTGCGGCGCGGTCAACGCCATGGGCCGCTCGCTCGCGGTGGAGCTCGCCCCCAAGGGCATCCGGGTGAACGTCCTCTCCCCGGGCCTCACCCGGGGCACCGCCATCGACTGGAAGGTGCCGCCCGAGAAGATCGACGACTTCATGGCCGGCCTCATGGACCGCATCCCGCTCAAGCGCAGCGCCTCCGCCCCGGAGATGGCCGAGGCCGCCTACTTCCTCGCCACGAGCGCCTACACCACGGGCCAGGTGCTCGACATCGACGGAGGCTGGACGGCGGTCTAG
- a CDS encoding alpha/beta fold hydrolase — translation MSHVTHRTVETHGIRLHIAEAGQGPLVLLLHGWPESWYSWRHQLPALAAAGYHAVAPDVRGYGQSDKPWPVEAYSMKTLLADLTGLLDALGEKTAVVVGHDWGAAMAWNCAALRPERFRAVVGMSVPFLGRAPLPPTQLFKQMFQDDWVYILHFQKPGVAEAEFEADIPRTLRTLFAGSTGTHASALVSRTKKKGAGFLEGLDTPTTLPDWLTEADLAYMVEEARGSGFRGGLNRYRNMDRDWEELPELATVRILQPALFLVGEQDSTRAYSPTEPMRALVPHLQDLRVVSGAGHWLQQEKPQEVNAALVAFLQGLPA, via the coding sequence ATGTCCCACGTGACCCACCGCACCGTCGAGACCCACGGCATCCGCCTCCACATCGCCGAGGCCGGCCAGGGCCCGCTCGTGCTCTTGCTCCATGGCTGGCCGGAGTCCTGGTACTCGTGGCGCCACCAGCTCCCGGCGCTCGCCGCGGCGGGCTACCACGCCGTGGCCCCGGACGTGCGGGGCTATGGCCAGAGCGACAAACCCTGGCCTGTCGAGGCCTATAGCATGAAGACCCTGCTCGCCGACCTCACCGGCCTGCTGGACGCGCTCGGCGAGAAGACGGCCGTCGTGGTGGGCCATGACTGGGGCGCGGCGATGGCGTGGAACTGCGCGGCGCTGCGCCCGGAGCGGTTCCGGGCCGTGGTGGGCATGAGCGTGCCCTTCCTGGGCCGCGCGCCCCTGCCGCCCACCCAGCTCTTCAAGCAGATGTTCCAGGACGACTGGGTCTACATCCTCCACTTCCAGAAGCCCGGCGTCGCCGAGGCGGAGTTCGAGGCGGACATCCCCCGCACGCTCCGGACCCTCTTCGCGGGCAGCACCGGCACCCACGCCAGTGCCCTGGTCTCGCGCACGAAGAAGAAGGGCGCGGGCTTCCTCGAGGGGCTCGACACGCCCACCACGCTGCCGGACTGGCTCACCGAGGCGGACCTCGCGTACATGGTCGAGGAGGCCCGCGGCAGTGGCTTCCGGGGGGGACTCAACCGCTACCGCAACATGGACCGGGATTGGGAGGAGCTGCCCGAGCTCGCTACGGTGCGCATCCTCCAGCCCGCGCTCTTCCTGGTGGGCGAGCAGGACTCGACACGCGCCTACTCCCCGACCGAGCCCATGCGCGCGCTGGTGCCCCACCTCCAGGACCTCCGCGTCGTTTCCGGCGCGGGGCACTGGCTCCAGCAGGAGAAGCCCCAGGAGGTGAATGCCGCGCTGGTGGCCTTCCTCCAGGGCCTGCCCGCCTGA
- a CDS encoding SDR family oxidoreductase, protein MSTLQGKTLFITGASRGIGLAIALRAARDGANVVVAAKTAEPHPKLPGTIHSAAEEIEKAGGKALPLMVDIRHDDQVQAAVKQAVERFGGIDILVNNASAISLTGTLQTPMKKFDLMFGVNVRGTYATTQACLPELLKGKNPHVLTLSPPLNMKPKWFENHVAYTMAKYGMSMCVLGMAEEFRSQGVAFNALWPRTTIATAAVNMLGGQDMMEASRTPDIMADAAYAILTRDSRSCTGNFFLDEDLLREGGETNFDKYLVKPGTQPLPDFFLD, encoded by the coding sequence GTGAGCACGCTCCAGGGAAAGACCCTCTTCATCACCGGCGCGAGCCGCGGCATCGGCCTGGCCATCGCCCTGCGCGCCGCGCGCGATGGCGCCAACGTGGTCGTCGCCGCCAAGACGGCCGAGCCCCACCCGAAGCTGCCGGGCACCATCCACTCGGCCGCCGAGGAGATCGAGAAGGCGGGCGGCAAGGCGCTGCCCCTCATGGTGGACATCCGCCATGACGACCAGGTGCAGGCCGCGGTGAAGCAGGCCGTGGAGCGCTTTGGCGGCATCGACATCCTGGTGAACAACGCGAGCGCCATCAGCCTCACGGGCACGTTGCAGACGCCCATGAAGAAGTTCGACCTGATGTTCGGCGTCAACGTGCGCGGCACCTACGCCACCACCCAGGCGTGTCTGCCCGAGCTGCTCAAGGGTAAGAACCCGCACGTGCTCACGCTCTCGCCGCCGCTGAACATGAAGCCCAAGTGGTTCGAGAACCACGTGGCCTACACCATGGCCAAGTACGGCATGAGCATGTGCGTGCTGGGCATGGCCGAGGAGTTCCGCTCGCAGGGCGTGGCCTTCAACGCGCTCTGGCCGCGCACCACCATCGCCACCGCCGCGGTCAACATGCTCGGCGGCCAGGACATGATGGAGGCCAGCCGCACCCCGGACATCATGGCCGACGCGGCGTACGCCATCCTCACCCGCGACAGTCGCTCCTGCACGGGCAACTTCTTCCTCGACGAGGACCTGCTGCGCGAGGGCGGGGAGACGAACTTCGACAAGTACCTGGTCAAGCCCGGCACCCAGCCCCTGCCGGACTTCTTCCTGGACTGA
- a CDS encoding right-handed parallel beta-helix repeat-containing protein, producing the protein MRVNDLARVVGLVWLAVGGVSRSQTFTVGDQCYLPGPKTEGRCTASYQVKDNPANNIVCLWSGDSVHACEGRTMWGGGFEWVSPPGATLEFRRHTIWPTQDPAWPDARAVRLKGRLLASKYVATVSFSPPLAPCGVVLSPGADIQAALDAGHGTVCLQGGLYPTAASVRPHANQTLRSLSPQAPAVLRRTAFLSDARVLEVLESNVTLKDLLVEGTATARPQYGVLVYRSGNVLLDNVAVSYALIGVGVNQSPGNVELRNTRVVSAGDGRACPGCAQPSVWITDSNNVRLMGGTFTNVGVGPEGDGELACYNTPNLLVQNVTVSRSGASGMYLVNCDRAMVLSNTIQDANEWGLDLVNTGQPSGTDFSLFDGNLITRSRHGGAVLKDSLFDTFQFNTYRDNRRGPNASGRCNGVNRRGNTTGFFQPSDSASPAPVSCDD; encoded by the coding sequence ATGAGAGTGAATGACCTGGCGAGGGTGGTGGGGTTGGTCTGGCTCGCGGTCGGCGGTGTCTCCAGGAGTCAGACCTTCACCGTTGGTGACCAGTGCTACCTGCCTGGACCCAAGACGGAGGGCCGCTGCACCGCCTCCTACCAGGTGAAGGACAACCCGGCGAACAACATCGTCTGCCTCTGGTCGGGCGACAGCGTGCATGCGTGTGAGGGCCGCACGATGTGGGGCGGTGGCTTCGAGTGGGTGAGCCCTCCGGGCGCGACCCTGGAGTTTCGTCGCCACACGATCTGGCCCACGCAGGACCCCGCCTGGCCGGATGCCAGGGCCGTGCGGCTCAAGGGGCGGCTGCTGGCCTCCAAGTACGTCGCCACCGTGTCCTTCTCACCGCCCCTCGCGCCTTGCGGCGTCGTCCTGTCTCCCGGCGCGGACATCCAGGCCGCCCTGGACGCGGGGCATGGCACCGTGTGCTTGCAAGGAGGGCTCTATCCGACCGCGGCGAGCGTGCGGCCCCACGCGAACCAGACCCTGCGGAGCCTGTCGCCCCAGGCGCCCGCGGTCCTGCGGCGGACGGCCTTCCTGTCGGACGCGAGAGTCCTCGAGGTGCTCGAATCCAACGTGACGCTCAAGGATCTGCTCGTGGAGGGCACCGCGACCGCGCGGCCCCAGTACGGTGTGCTGGTCTACCGGAGCGGGAACGTGCTCCTCGACAATGTCGCCGTCTCGTACGCGTTGATCGGCGTGGGGGTCAACCAGAGCCCCGGCAACGTCGAGCTCAGGAACACACGTGTCGTCTCCGCGGGTGACGGCCGGGCCTGTCCGGGGTGCGCGCAGCCGTCCGTGTGGATCACCGACTCCAACAACGTCCGGCTCATGGGCGGCACCTTCACCAACGTGGGCGTGGGTCCCGAGGGAGATGGGGAACTCGCCTGTTACAACACGCCGAACCTGCTCGTGCAGAACGTGACGGTCTCGCGGAGCGGGGCCAGCGGGATGTACCTCGTGAACTGCGACCGCGCGATGGTGCTGAGCAACACGATCCAGGACGCGAACGAATGGGGCTTGGACCTCGTCAACACGGGCCAGCCCTCGGGGACGGACTTCTCGCTCTTCGACGGCAACCTCATCACCCGCTCGCGGCATGGCGGCGCCGTGCTGAAGGACTCGCTCTTCGACACCTTTCAGTTCAATACCTACCGGGACAACCGGCGGGGGCCGAACGCCTCCGGGCGGTGCAACGGCGTGAATCGGCGTGGGAACACCACGGGCTTCTTCCAACCCTCCGACTCCGCTTCACCGGCGCCCGTCAGCTGCGATGACTGA
- a CDS encoding MarR family winged helix-turn-helix transcriptional regulator: protein MSRARPATLTLDAFIPYRLSVAANAVSQRVARVYAEQYGLSTQEWRLIAVLGEDGERTQLDLVKRTRMEKVPVSRAARALEDRGLVRRTQSEHDARSRRLSLTPSGRRIYERVAPAALEAEAEVLAELAPRERATLRTLLERVERSAIRALRPTP from the coding sequence ATGAGCCGAGCGCGCCCCGCGACCCTGACCCTCGATGCGTTCATTCCCTACCGCCTCTCGGTCGCGGCGAACGCGGTCAGCCAACGGGTCGCGCGCGTCTACGCGGAGCAGTACGGCTTGAGCACCCAGGAGTGGCGGCTCATCGCGGTGCTCGGGGAAGACGGGGAGCGCACCCAGCTCGACCTCGTCAAGCGCACGCGCATGGAGAAGGTTCCGGTCAGTCGCGCCGCGCGCGCCCTGGAGGACCGCGGCCTGGTGCGGCGCACCCAGAGCGAGCACGATGCCCGCTCGCGGCGCTTGTCATTGACCCCCTCGGGTCGCCGCATCTACGAGCGTGTGGCACCCGCCGCCCTGGAGGCCGAGGCGGAGGTACTCGCCGAGCTCGCCCCCCGGGAGCGCGCGACGCTGCGCACCCTGCTCGAGCGTGTCGAGCGCTCGGCGATTCGCGCCCTGCGGCCCACCCCTTGA
- the hmgA gene encoding homogentisate 1,2-dioxygenase: protein MDMIRPLTGFGNEHASEALPGALPIGQNTPQKVAFGLYAEQISGTAFTAPRAENRRTWFYRLRPTASHPPYRRTEARSLCSGPFTEVPPSPNRLRWSPLPMPTAPTTFLEGLFTLGGNGSPAHGDGAAIHAYLANTSMVDTAFFNADGELLIVPQSGTLRIVTELGVLQVPPGHIALIPRGLRLRVELPDGPVRGYVCENHGAPFRLPELGPIGSNGLANPRDFIAPTASYEDVERPTRLVQKFQGHLWETTLDHSPFDVVAWHGSHVPYTYDLARFNTVNTVSFDHPDPSIFTVLTSPSDTPGTANCDFVIFPPRWMVAEHTFRPPWFHRNVMSELMGLVHGVYDAKADQFVPGGVSLHNCMSSHGPDRKTYEAAVAAELAPKKIDNTLAFMFETRWVISPTRAAMESPSLQSDYDTCWADLRKAQVPAPKGSAQ, encoded by the coding sequence ATGGACATGATCCGCCCCCTCACTGGCTTCGGAAACGAGCACGCATCGGAGGCGCTCCCCGGTGCGCTGCCCATTGGCCAGAACACGCCGCAGAAGGTCGCCTTCGGGCTCTACGCCGAGCAGATCTCCGGTACGGCCTTCACCGCCCCCCGCGCGGAGAACCGGCGCACCTGGTTCTACCGGCTGCGGCCCACGGCCTCCCACCCGCCCTACCGGCGGACCGAGGCCCGGAGCCTGTGCAGCGGACCGTTCACCGAGGTCCCCCCGAGCCCCAACCGGCTGCGCTGGAGCCCGCTGCCCATGCCCACCGCGCCCACCACGTTCCTCGAGGGGCTGTTCACGCTCGGCGGCAACGGCTCTCCCGCCCACGGCGACGGCGCGGCCATCCACGCCTACCTCGCCAACACCTCCATGGTGGACACGGCGTTCTTCAACGCCGACGGCGAGCTGCTCATCGTGCCCCAGTCCGGCACGCTGCGGATCGTGACCGAGCTGGGCGTGCTCCAGGTGCCCCCGGGACACATCGCGCTCATCCCGCGCGGCCTGCGCCTGCGCGTGGAGCTGCCCGACGGCCCGGTGCGCGGCTACGTCTGCGAGAACCACGGCGCGCCCTTCCGGCTGCCCGAGCTGGGTCCCATCGGCTCCAATGGCCTGGCCAACCCGCGCGACTTCATCGCCCCCACGGCGAGCTACGAGGACGTCGAGCGGCCCACGCGCCTGGTGCAGAAGTTCCAGGGCCACCTCTGGGAGACGACGCTCGACCACTCCCCCTTCGATGTCGTCGCGTGGCACGGCAGCCACGTGCCGTACACGTATGACCTGGCGCGCTTCAACACCGTCAACACGGTGAGCTTCGACCACCCGGATCCCTCCATCTTCACGGTGCTCACCTCGCCGAGCGACACGCCGGGGACGGCCAACTGCGACTTCGTCATCTTCCCGCCCCGGTGGATGGTGGCCGAGCACACCTTCCGGCCGCCCTGGTTCCACCGCAACGTGATGAGCGAGCTGATGGGCCTGGTGCACGGCGTCTACGACGCCAAGGCGGATCAGTTCGTGCCCGGCGGCGTGTCGCTGCACAACTGCATGAGCTCGCACGGCCCCGACCGCAAGACCTACGAGGCGGCCGTGGCCGCGGAGCTCGCGCCGAAGAAGATCGACAACACCCTCGCGTTCATGTTCGAGACGCGCTGGGTGATTTCCCCCACCCGCGCGGCGATGGAGAGCCCGTCGCTGCAATCCGATTACGACACCTGCTGGGCGGACCTCCGCAAGGCCCAGGTGCCCGCGCCGAAAGGCTCCGCGCAATGA